One stretch of Armatimonadota bacterium DNA includes these proteins:
- a CDS encoding cupin domain-containing protein yields MAAVEKKSLDQPDETQTPEKAKVQSVTVRGLKIQRITVEPGWQWSKHLKPVVGTESCEKDHLMYILSGKGRARMNDGTEVSFGAGDVVAIPAGHDGWNAGSEPLVYIEILH; encoded by the coding sequence ATGGCGGCGGTGGAGAAGAAGAGTCTGGACCAGCCAGACGAGACGCAGACGCCTGAAAAGGCGAAGGTTCAGAGTGTGACGGTCCGGGGACTGAAGATCCAGCGGATCACGGTCGAGCCCGGCTGGCAATGGTCGAAACACCTGAAGCCTGTGGTGGGAACTGAAAGCTGCGAGAAGGACCACCTCATGTACATCCTTTCGGGGAAGGGTCGTGCCCGGATGAACGACGGAACGGAAGTGAGCTTTGGAGCGGGCGATGTGGTGGCCATACCTGCCGGTCATGATGGTTGGAACGCGGGAAGCGAGCCTCTGGTGTATATCGAGATCCTGCACTGA
- a CDS encoding DUF1326 domain-containing protein, which produces MARKGGQGSETPGSLHYERGEIDGVDVSGLTLALAVHIPGNVLKGGWKVVAFVDSKASPRQKEAILAAHTG; this is translated from the coding sequence GTGGCGCGGAAGGGCGGCCAGGGTTCTGAGACTCCCGGCTCCCTTCACTATGAGCGGGGAGAGATCGACGGGGTCGACGTGTCCGGCCTGACCCTGGCCCTGGCGGTCCACATCCCCGGCAACGTGCTCAAGGGCGGGTGGAAGGTCGTGGCGTTCGTGGACAGCAAAGCCAGCCCCCGCCAGAAGGAGGCCATTCTGGCCGCCCATACCGGAGA
- a CDS encoding cupin domain-containing protein, whose amino-acid sequence MGGLTFYRETLEPGWKWSEHVRPVVGGEFCERFHVKIFLSGRQRIRMRDGTEMEFGPGDVAIIAPGHDAWVVGSEPNVLIELADAVRRAGPE is encoded by the coding sequence GTGGGCGGGCTGACCTTCTACCGGGAGACGCTGGAACCGGGCTGGAAGTGGTCCGAGCATGTCAGGCCCGTGGTAGGCGGGGAGTTCTGCGAGCGGTTTCATGTGAAGATTTTCCTTTCGGGCCGTCAGCGGATTCGGATGCGGGATGGCACGGAGATGGAGTTCGGGCCCGGGGACGTGGCCATCATAGCGCCGGGCCACGACGCCTGGGTGGTGGGAAGCGAGCCCAACGTGCTCATCGAACTGGCCGACGCGGTGCGACGGGCGGGTCCTGAGTGA